A stretch of DNA from Clostridium sp. JN-9:
ACTCCATCTGTACCAAACATTCTTCCCATAATAATAATTACCTCACTTTATTTAGCTTTTGGGTTTTGCATATTATTTAACATTATATATTATATTATACTATTTAAGGTATAACAACTCTTATTATTGGTTACAGTTTTTTCTGTTCAGACACATGAGCCTTTGGATCCACTTCTATACTGTCCTTATATTCCACTGTGTGTATATTACAGCCCTTACCTATAACAACTTTATTTCCCCTTACTATGCTTGCCATTGTATACTCAAGGAAAATATCATCACCTTCGATTATGCTCACTGTAAGCTCTTTTCTTTCTGATGTGAAAATGCTATTTAACATCTTGCCAAGTGAGCTTCCCACTCTATACCCTTCAACTACTTTTATTTTTTCTCCTCCTATTTCTCTTGCTCGGCATCTTCCATCTATTTCAATATCTATATTATCCGCATTTAGTAAGCCTCCAATGTCAAATCCGCCCCTGGCAATAAAGCTCTCAGCGTTACAATCCCCGTTAATTTCT
This window harbors:
- a CDS encoding polymer-forming cytoskeletal protein; this encodes MEENLNDLRLSGAGNAGGGKFLNVRLSGACSINGSIECTDLHCSGASEIRGGVKAKHIKTSGSSDIKGEVSAEEITISGASHIRGDVSTNNIKTSGASEIKGNLSANKVEISGASEINGDCNAESFIARGGFDIGGLLNADNIDIEIDGRCRAREIGGEKIKVVEGYRVGSSLGKMLNSIFTSERKELTVSIIEGDDIFLEYTMASIVRGNKVVIGKGCNIHTVEYKDSIEVDPKAHVSEQKKL